One window of Cryobacterium arcticum genomic DNA carries:
- a CDS encoding ArsR/SmtB family transcription factor translates to MTSHGDHTHELAELRERVEALERAVHATLGAVAPGPTGADVSPEGGERSPETQTTTPRAVSDVFWALNGLKAMAPAPGAVLYTGNVTLPGGGPVDWQYALTTDEILARDWSRPASTSALAALGHPVRLRLLQAIATGTVAVAELAALEGVGTTGQVYHHVNQLIAAGWVYSPSRGHYGIPPERVVPLLTVILAAGGV, encoded by the coding sequence ATGACGTCCCACGGTGATCACACGCACGAACTCGCCGAGTTGCGCGAGCGGGTCGAGGCGCTCGAACGGGCCGTGCACGCCACCCTGGGCGCGGTTGCCCCCGGTCCGACCGGCGCGGATGTCTCGCCAGAGGGCGGGGAACGATCGCCCGAAACCCAGACCACCACTCCTCGCGCGGTGAGCGACGTTTTCTGGGCGCTGAACGGCCTCAAGGCGATGGCCCCGGCACCCGGCGCCGTGCTCTACACCGGCAACGTCACCCTGCCCGGCGGGGGACCGGTCGACTGGCAGTACGCCCTCACCACCGACGAGATCCTCGCCCGCGACTGGAGCCGGCCGGCCTCCACATCCGCCCTGGCCGCCCTCGGCCACCCGGTGCGGCTGCGACTGCTGCAGGCCATCGCCACCGGCACCGTCGCGGTAGCCGAGCTCGCCGCTCTCGAGGGCGTGGGCACCACCGGGCAGGTCTATCACCACGTCAACCAGCTGATCGCGGCCGGCTGGGTGTACTCCCCCTCCCGAGGCCACTACGGCATCCCGCCCGAACGCGTGGTGCCGCTGCTCACCGTGATCCTCGCGGCCGGCGGCGTCTGA
- the recR gene encoding recombination mediator RecR, which produces MYEGIVQELIDELGRLPGIGPKSAQRIAFHILQTKNFDVSHLANVLLEVRDKVKFCEICGNVSEQETCMICRDPRRNPTSICVVEEAKDVVAIERTREFKGLYHVLGGAISPIDGIGPDDLRIRQLMTRLADNTVQEVIIATDPNLEGEATATYLSRLLTTLDIKVSRLASGLPVGGDLEYADEVTLGRAFEGRRTVTS; this is translated from the coding sequence ATGTACGAAGGCATCGTTCAGGAACTCATCGACGAGCTCGGTCGTCTGCCCGGCATCGGCCCGAAGTCCGCGCAGCGCATCGCGTTCCACATCCTGCAGACCAAGAACTTCGACGTGTCGCACCTGGCGAACGTGCTGCTCGAGGTGCGCGACAAGGTGAAGTTCTGCGAGATCTGCGGCAACGTCTCCGAACAGGAGACCTGCATGATCTGCCGCGACCCGCGCCGCAACCCCACCTCGATCTGTGTGGTCGAAGAGGCCAAGGACGTCGTCGCCATCGAGCGAACCCGTGAGTTCAAGGGCCTGTACCACGTGCTCGGCGGGGCGATCAGCCCCATCGACGGCATCGGACCCGACGACCTACGCATCCGTCAACTGATGACGCGCCTGGCCGACAACACCGTGCAAGAGGTGATCATCGCCACCGACCCCAACCTCGAGGGCGAGGCCACCGCCACGTACTTGTCGCGCTTGCTCACCACCCTCGACATCAAGGTCAGCCGGCTGGCCTCCGGCCTGCCCGTGGGCGGCGACCTCGAGTACGCCGACGAGGTCACCCTCGGCCGTGCCTTCGAGGGCCGCCGCACCGTCACCTCCTAG